One Palaemon carinicauda isolate YSFRI2023 unplaced genomic scaffold, ASM3689809v2 scaffold89, whole genome shotgun sequence genomic region harbors:
- the p24-1 gene encoding transmembrane emp24 domain-containing protein 7 yields the protein MARGNWRLAAAMVVVILGTCLQFTYGVELTFELPDNAKECFYEDIEKGTESSLEFQVVTGGHYDVDVVLEGPSRQILYREIKQQYGQFQFTPEHSGTYQVCFSNEFSTFSHKLIYVDFQVGDEPQLPGVGDHYTAMTQMESSSQKIHENLNSILDYQTHHRLREAQGRKRAEDLNERVLFWAMGETLGILVIAVGQVMILKNFFADKKSNQASY from the exons ATGGCCCGAGGGAACTGGAGATTGGCCGCGGCTATGGTGGTGGTGATCCTGGGGACGTGCTTGCAATTCACCTATGGGGTCGAACTGACCTTCGAGTTACCCGATAACGCAAAGGAGTGTTTCTACGAGGATATCGAAAAGGGCACGGAGTCCTCCCTAGAATTTCAG GTTGTAACTGGCGGGCACTACGATGTCGATGTCGTATTGGAGGGGCCTTCGAGACAGATTTTATATCGTGAAATAAAGCAGCAGTACGGCCAGTTCCAGTTTACTCCGGAGCATTCTGGGACTTACCAG GTGTGCTTCAGTAATGAGTTTTCAACTTTTAGCCACAAACTCATCTACGTAGATTTCCAAGTTGGAGATGAGCCGCAGCTACCAGGCGTCGGGGATCATTATACAGCGATGACTCAG ATGGAGTCGTCTTCTCAAAAAATCCACGAAAACTTAAATTCCATCTTAGACTACCAGACCCATCACCGGCTGCGGGAAGCGCAGGGCCGCAAGAGAGCCGAGGACCTCAACGAGCGGGTCCTCTTCTGGGCCATGGGGGAAACGCTGGGAATCCTGGTCATCGCCGTGGGCCAGGTCATGATTCTCAAGAATTTCTTTGCCGACAAGAAGAGCAATCAAGCCTCGTATTGA